A part of Neovison vison isolate M4711 chromosome 6, ASM_NN_V1, whole genome shotgun sequence genomic DNA contains:
- the ZKSCAN7 gene encoding zinc finger protein with KRAB and SCAN domains 7 isoform X2 yields MTTQGRGTLGLLPCGAVLQKHEGRQTMKQEPGSQTWGQGCSLQKNHPPVCEIFRLHFRQLCYHEMSGPQEALSRLRELCQWWLMPEVHTKEQILELLVLEQFLSILPGELRTWVQLHHPESGEEAVAVVEDFQRHIGEVSAPVQEQEMHLEEMTALGTTEESLPTSSFSESSGSGARLERPHDPGTHLLPTGHSGQCASQVPALFQAGKSGDQAAATVLQMVGPQGSAAYQFLSVDYTERKWKGPALSQRAVFRSIMPENYCSVASMGETRMQHSELPAKQEVSKEPGSPDGTSGGLCGIVSEELEAGAACEGTLEKLEGQPSKEEGSRLEDDFFKITHEDKDKSTKDGCDEYNELGKHPDLSFSAVECQGILKGQKFYQCDECGKAFNRSSHLTGHQRIHTGEKPYECNECGKTFRQTSQLIVHLRTHTGEKPYECNECGNTYRHSSHLIQHQRLHNGEKPYKCNECAKAFTQSSQLIDHQRTHTGEKPYECTECGEAFIRSKSLVRHQVVHTGKKPYKCSECGKAFCSNRNLVDHQRIHTGEKPYECNECGKAFSRSKCLIRHQSLHTGQKPYKCSDCGKAFNQNSQLVDHERIHTGEKPFECNECGKAFSLSKCLIRHQRLHTGEKPYKCNECGKSFNQNSHLIIHQRIHTGEKPYECNECGKVFSYSSSLMVHQRTHTGEKPYKCSDCGKAFSDSSQLIVHQRVHTGEKPYECIECGKAFSQRSTFNHHQRTHIGEKHSGLAHAHSVS; encoded by the exons ATGACCACCCAAGGCAGGGGGACTTTAGGCCTCCTCCCTTGTGGTGCTGTTCTCCAGAAACACGAGGGACGCCAGACCATGAAGCAGGAGCcagggagccagacctggggTCAGGGCTGCAGTCTCCAAAAGAACCACCCTCCTGTCTGTGAAATTTTCCGGCTACACTTCAGGCAGTTATGTTACCATGAGATGTCTGGGCCGCAGGAGGCACTGAGCCGGCTCCGGGAGCTCTGCCAGTGGTGGTTGATGCCAGAGGTACACACCAAGGAGCAGATCCTGGAGCTGCTGGTGCTGGAGCAGTTCCTGAGCATCTTGCCTGGGGAGTTACGGACCTGGGTGCAGCTGCATCACCCTGAGAGTGGCGAGGAGGCTGTGGCTGTGGTGGAGGATTTTCAGAGACACATAGGAGAG GTTTCAGCTCCTGTACAGGAACAGGAAATGCATTTGGaggagatgacagccctgggtaCAACAGAGGAATCTCTTCCTACCTCATCCTTCAGTGAGAGTTCAGGCTCTGGAGCCCGCCTGGAGCGTCCTCATGACCCAGGGACACACCTCCTCCCCACTGGGCACTCTG gTCAGTGTGCTTCCCAGGTGCCTGCCCTTTTCCAAGCTGGGAAGTCAGGAGATCAGGCAGCAGCGACTGTGCTTCAGATGGTCGGGCCCCAG GGATCTGCAGCGTACCAGTTCCTTTCTGTGGACTATACTGAGAGGAAGTGGAAAGGTCCGGCCCTCAGTCAGAGAGCTGTGTTCCGGAGCATCATGCCGGAAAACTATTGCAGCGTGGCCTCAATGG GTGAGACTAGGATGCAGCATTCAGAGTTGCCTGCAAAACAGGAAGTTTCTAAAGAACCAGGGTCACCTGATGGGACATCTGGAGGCCTCTGTGGAATAGTTTCTGAGGAACTAGAGGCAGGAGCTGCCTGTGAAGGTACTTTAGAAAAGCTGGAAGGGCAACCctcaaaggaagaaggaagcagactgGAAGATGATTTCTTCAAAATAACACATGAAGATAAAGATAAATCCACAAAGGATGGATGTGATGAATATAATGAACTTGGGAAACATCCAGATCTATCCTTTAGTGCTGTTGAATGTCAAGGAATTCTGAAGGGACAGAAATTTTACCAATGTGATGAATGTGGTAAAGCTTTCAATCGAAGTTCACACCTCACTGGGCATCAAAGAatccacactggagagaaaccctatgagtgTAATGAATGTGGTAAGACCTTTAGGCAGACCTCTCAACTCATAGTTCATCTCAGAACCCACACAGGGGAAAAGCCCTATGAGTGCAATGAGTGTGGAAATACTTACCGACACAGCTCCCATCTTATTCAACACCAGAGACTCCATAATGGTGAGAAACCATATAAGTGTAATGAATGTGCAAAAGCCTTCACTCAGAGCTCCCAACTGATTGACCACCAGAGAACTCATACTGGGGAGAAACCTTATGAATGCACTGAGTGTGGTGAGGCCTTCATTCGTAGTAAAAGTCTTGTTCGACATCAGGTAGTTCACACTGGTAAAAAACCTTACAAGTGTAGTGAGTGTGGGAAAGCTTTCTGTTCTAATAGAAATCTTGTTGATCATCAGAGGATCCATACTGGGGAAAAACCTTATGAGTGTAATGAATGTGGCAAGGCTTTCAGTCGGAGTAAATGTCTTATTCGACATCAGAGCCTCCACACTGGGCAAAAAccatacaaatgtagtgattgtGGGAAAGCTTTCAATCAGAACTCTCAGCTTGTTGACCATGAACGAATTCATACCGGAGAAAAACCTTTTGAATGTAATGAGTGTGGTAAGGCATTCAGTCTCAGTAAATGTCTTATTCGACATCAGAGACTTCACACAGGTGAAAAGCCCTATAAATGCAACGAGTGTGGAAAATCCTTCAACCAAAACTCACACCTTATTAttcaccagagaattcacactggtGAGAAGCCTTATGAATGTAATGAGTGTGGGAAGGTCTTCAGTTACAGCTCCAGTCTCATGGTACATCAGAGAACCCACACAGGggagaaaccctataaatgtagTGATTGTGGGAAAGCTTTTAGTGACAGCTCGCAGCTCATTGTGCACCAGAGGGttcacacaggagagaagccctatgaatgtattgagtgtgggaaagccttcagtcaGCGTTCCACTTTTAATCACCACCAGCGAACTCACATTGGAGAGAAGCACTCAGGTCTGGCTCACGCTCACTCAGTTTCTTAA
- the ZKSCAN7 gene encoding zinc finger protein with KRAB and SCAN domains 7 isoform X1 produces the protein MTTQGRGTLGLLPCGAVLQKHEGRQTMKQEPGSQTWGQGCSLQKNHPPVCEIFRLHFRQLCYHEMSGPQEALSRLRELCQWWLMPEVHTKEQILELLVLEQFLSILPGELRTWVQLHHPESGEEAVAVVEDFQRHIGEVSAPVQEQEMHLEEMTALGTTEESLPTSSFSESSGSGARLERPHDPGTHLLPTGHSGQCASQVPALFQAGKSGDQAAATVLQMVGPQGSAAYQFLSVDYTERKWKGPALSQRAVFRSIMPENYCSVASMAGETRMQHSELPAKQEVSKEPGSPDGTSGGLCGIVSEELEAGAACEGTLEKLEGQPSKEEGSRLEDDFFKITHEDKDKSTKDGCDEYNELGKHPDLSFSAVECQGILKGQKFYQCDECGKAFNRSSHLTGHQRIHTGEKPYECNECGKTFRQTSQLIVHLRTHTGEKPYECNECGNTYRHSSHLIQHQRLHNGEKPYKCNECAKAFTQSSQLIDHQRTHTGEKPYECTECGEAFIRSKSLVRHQVVHTGKKPYKCSECGKAFCSNRNLVDHQRIHTGEKPYECNECGKAFSRSKCLIRHQSLHTGQKPYKCSDCGKAFNQNSQLVDHERIHTGEKPFECNECGKAFSLSKCLIRHQRLHTGEKPYKCNECGKSFNQNSHLIIHQRIHTGEKPYECNECGKVFSYSSSLMVHQRTHTGEKPYKCSDCGKAFSDSSQLIVHQRVHTGEKPYECIECGKAFSQRSTFNHHQRTHIGEKHSGLAHAHSVS, from the exons ATGACCACCCAAGGCAGGGGGACTTTAGGCCTCCTCCCTTGTGGTGCTGTTCTCCAGAAACACGAGGGACGCCAGACCATGAAGCAGGAGCcagggagccagacctggggTCAGGGCTGCAGTCTCCAAAAGAACCACCCTCCTGTCTGTGAAATTTTCCGGCTACACTTCAGGCAGTTATGTTACCATGAGATGTCTGGGCCGCAGGAGGCACTGAGCCGGCTCCGGGAGCTCTGCCAGTGGTGGTTGATGCCAGAGGTACACACCAAGGAGCAGATCCTGGAGCTGCTGGTGCTGGAGCAGTTCCTGAGCATCTTGCCTGGGGAGTTACGGACCTGGGTGCAGCTGCATCACCCTGAGAGTGGCGAGGAGGCTGTGGCTGTGGTGGAGGATTTTCAGAGACACATAGGAGAG GTTTCAGCTCCTGTACAGGAACAGGAAATGCATTTGGaggagatgacagccctgggtaCAACAGAGGAATCTCTTCCTACCTCATCCTTCAGTGAGAGTTCAGGCTCTGGAGCCCGCCTGGAGCGTCCTCATGACCCAGGGACACACCTCCTCCCCACTGGGCACTCTG gTCAGTGTGCTTCCCAGGTGCCTGCCCTTTTCCAAGCTGGGAAGTCAGGAGATCAGGCAGCAGCGACTGTGCTTCAGATGGTCGGGCCCCAG GGATCTGCAGCGTACCAGTTCCTTTCTGTGGACTATACTGAGAGGAAGTGGAAAGGTCCGGCCCTCAGTCAGAGAGCTGTGTTCCGGAGCATCATGCCGGAAAACTATTGCAGCGTGGCCTCAATGG CAGGTGAGACTAGGATGCAGCATTCAGAGTTGCCTGCAAAACAGGAAGTTTCTAAAGAACCAGGGTCACCTGATGGGACATCTGGAGGCCTCTGTGGAATAGTTTCTGAGGAACTAGAGGCAGGAGCTGCCTGTGAAGGTACTTTAGAAAAGCTGGAAGGGCAACCctcaaaggaagaaggaagcagactgGAAGATGATTTCTTCAAAATAACACATGAAGATAAAGATAAATCCACAAAGGATGGATGTGATGAATATAATGAACTTGGGAAACATCCAGATCTATCCTTTAGTGCTGTTGAATGTCAAGGAATTCTGAAGGGACAGAAATTTTACCAATGTGATGAATGTGGTAAAGCTTTCAATCGAAGTTCACACCTCACTGGGCATCAAAGAatccacactggagagaaaccctatgagtgTAATGAATGTGGTAAGACCTTTAGGCAGACCTCTCAACTCATAGTTCATCTCAGAACCCACACAGGGGAAAAGCCCTATGAGTGCAATGAGTGTGGAAATACTTACCGACACAGCTCCCATCTTATTCAACACCAGAGACTCCATAATGGTGAGAAACCATATAAGTGTAATGAATGTGCAAAAGCCTTCACTCAGAGCTCCCAACTGATTGACCACCAGAGAACTCATACTGGGGAGAAACCTTATGAATGCACTGAGTGTGGTGAGGCCTTCATTCGTAGTAAAAGTCTTGTTCGACATCAGGTAGTTCACACTGGTAAAAAACCTTACAAGTGTAGTGAGTGTGGGAAAGCTTTCTGTTCTAATAGAAATCTTGTTGATCATCAGAGGATCCATACTGGGGAAAAACCTTATGAGTGTAATGAATGTGGCAAGGCTTTCAGTCGGAGTAAATGTCTTATTCGACATCAGAGCCTCCACACTGGGCAAAAAccatacaaatgtagtgattgtGGGAAAGCTTTCAATCAGAACTCTCAGCTTGTTGACCATGAACGAATTCATACCGGAGAAAAACCTTTTGAATGTAATGAGTGTGGTAAGGCATTCAGTCTCAGTAAATGTCTTATTCGACATCAGAGACTTCACACAGGTGAAAAGCCCTATAAATGCAACGAGTGTGGAAAATCCTTCAACCAAAACTCACACCTTATTAttcaccagagaattcacactggtGAGAAGCCTTATGAATGTAATGAGTGTGGGAAGGTCTTCAGTTACAGCTCCAGTCTCATGGTACATCAGAGAACCCACACAGGggagaaaccctataaatgtagTGATTGTGGGAAAGCTTTTAGTGACAGCTCGCAGCTCATTGTGCACCAGAGGGttcacacaggagagaagccctatgaatgtattgagtgtgggaaagccttcagtcaGCGTTCCACTTTTAATCACCACCAGCGAACTCACATTGGAGAGAAGCACTCAGGTCTGGCTCACGCTCACTCAGTTTCTTAA
- the ZKSCAN7 gene encoding zinc finger protein with KRAB and SCAN domains 7 isoform X3, which produces MHLEEMTALGTTEESLPTSSFSESSGSGARLERPHDPGTHLLPTGHSGQCASQVPALFQAGKSGDQAAATVLQMVGPQGSAAYQFLSVDYTERKWKGPALSQRAVFRSIMPENYCSVASMAGETRMQHSELPAKQEVSKEPGSPDGTSGGLCGIVSEELEAGAACEGTLEKLEGQPSKEEGSRLEDDFFKITHEDKDKSTKDGCDEYNELGKHPDLSFSAVECQGILKGQKFYQCDECGKAFNRSSHLTGHQRIHTGEKPYECNECGKTFRQTSQLIVHLRTHTGEKPYECNECGNTYRHSSHLIQHQRLHNGEKPYKCNECAKAFTQSSQLIDHQRTHTGEKPYECTECGEAFIRSKSLVRHQVVHTGKKPYKCSECGKAFCSNRNLVDHQRIHTGEKPYECNECGKAFSRSKCLIRHQSLHTGQKPYKCSDCGKAFNQNSQLVDHERIHTGEKPFECNECGKAFSLSKCLIRHQRLHTGEKPYKCNECGKSFNQNSHLIIHQRIHTGEKPYECNECGKVFSYSSSLMVHQRTHTGEKPYKCSDCGKAFSDSSQLIVHQRVHTGEKPYECIECGKAFSQRSTFNHHQRTHIGEKHSGLAHAHSVS; this is translated from the exons ATGCATTTGGaggagatgacagccctgggtaCAACAGAGGAATCTCTTCCTACCTCATCCTTCAGTGAGAGTTCAGGCTCTGGAGCCCGCCTGGAGCGTCCTCATGACCCAGGGACACACCTCCTCCCCACTGGGCACTCTG gTCAGTGTGCTTCCCAGGTGCCTGCCCTTTTCCAAGCTGGGAAGTCAGGAGATCAGGCAGCAGCGACTGTGCTTCAGATGGTCGGGCCCCAG GGATCTGCAGCGTACCAGTTCCTTTCTGTGGACTATACTGAGAGGAAGTGGAAAGGTCCGGCCCTCAGTCAGAGAGCTGTGTTCCGGAGCATCATGCCGGAAAACTATTGCAGCGTGGCCTCAATGG CAGGTGAGACTAGGATGCAGCATTCAGAGTTGCCTGCAAAACAGGAAGTTTCTAAAGAACCAGGGTCACCTGATGGGACATCTGGAGGCCTCTGTGGAATAGTTTCTGAGGAACTAGAGGCAGGAGCTGCCTGTGAAGGTACTTTAGAAAAGCTGGAAGGGCAACCctcaaaggaagaaggaagcagactgGAAGATGATTTCTTCAAAATAACACATGAAGATAAAGATAAATCCACAAAGGATGGATGTGATGAATATAATGAACTTGGGAAACATCCAGATCTATCCTTTAGTGCTGTTGAATGTCAAGGAATTCTGAAGGGACAGAAATTTTACCAATGTGATGAATGTGGTAAAGCTTTCAATCGAAGTTCACACCTCACTGGGCATCAAAGAatccacactggagagaaaccctatgagtgTAATGAATGTGGTAAGACCTTTAGGCAGACCTCTCAACTCATAGTTCATCTCAGAACCCACACAGGGGAAAAGCCCTATGAGTGCAATGAGTGTGGAAATACTTACCGACACAGCTCCCATCTTATTCAACACCAGAGACTCCATAATGGTGAGAAACCATATAAGTGTAATGAATGTGCAAAAGCCTTCACTCAGAGCTCCCAACTGATTGACCACCAGAGAACTCATACTGGGGAGAAACCTTATGAATGCACTGAGTGTGGTGAGGCCTTCATTCGTAGTAAAAGTCTTGTTCGACATCAGGTAGTTCACACTGGTAAAAAACCTTACAAGTGTAGTGAGTGTGGGAAAGCTTTCTGTTCTAATAGAAATCTTGTTGATCATCAGAGGATCCATACTGGGGAAAAACCTTATGAGTGTAATGAATGTGGCAAGGCTTTCAGTCGGAGTAAATGTCTTATTCGACATCAGAGCCTCCACACTGGGCAAAAAccatacaaatgtagtgattgtGGGAAAGCTTTCAATCAGAACTCTCAGCTTGTTGACCATGAACGAATTCATACCGGAGAAAAACCTTTTGAATGTAATGAGTGTGGTAAGGCATTCAGTCTCAGTAAATGTCTTATTCGACATCAGAGACTTCACACAGGTGAAAAGCCCTATAAATGCAACGAGTGTGGAAAATCCTTCAACCAAAACTCACACCTTATTAttcaccagagaattcacactggtGAGAAGCCTTATGAATGTAATGAGTGTGGGAAGGTCTTCAGTTACAGCTCCAGTCTCATGGTACATCAGAGAACCCACACAGGggagaaaccctataaatgtagTGATTGTGGGAAAGCTTTTAGTGACAGCTCGCAGCTCATTGTGCACCAGAGGGttcacacaggagagaagccctatgaatgtattgagtgtgggaaagccttcagtcaGCGTTCCACTTTTAATCACCACCAGCGAACTCACATTGGAGAGAAGCACTCAGGTCTGGCTCACGCTCACTCAGTTTCTTAA